From the Bacteroidia bacterium genome, one window contains:
- a CDS encoding tetratricopeptide repeat protein, producing MRHLTVFFLVFASATAQRIPDTALHDLIVEGIDRSGKQEYRAAMAKFDEAVRKFPQHPAGVMNKAILMQVMSLDFETPVRGKEYLALLEKTEKLADDMTHASATEAEGLYYLGMARSYIAYYNFRDGENWLAGLSHGLRATGYFEKCLAKHPEAFDALTGLGTYKYWKSRNMRFLTWTPLLDDERAEGIAALRQAERRAEYTAAQATNSLIWIFIEEERWDDAIHAAQNILKRYPNNRLFLWGLASAAEGKENWSLAREAYRRILRSIDGEVSERRYIEIQARAKIALMSAKLNDTATARKEASWVLARKGLTLKPFTNDGAERITRRIEEVEEMLSDL from the coding sequence ATGCGACACCTCACAGTGTTCTTCCTCGTTTTCGCCTCGGCTACAGCACAACGCATACCGGATACCGCTCTCCACGATCTGATCGTCGAGGGTATTGATCGTTCCGGAAAACAGGAATACCGGGCCGCTATGGCAAAATTCGACGAAGCGGTCCGCAAGTTTCCTCAGCATCCGGCCGGCGTCATGAACAAGGCCATTCTGATGCAGGTGATGTCGCTCGATTTCGAAACGCCCGTCCGCGGCAAGGAGTACCTCGCCCTGCTGGAAAAGACGGAAAAACTCGCAGACGACATGACGCATGCCTCCGCCACCGAAGCCGAGGGCCTGTACTATCTGGGCATGGCTCGCAGCTACATCGCCTATTACAATTTCCGTGATGGCGAGAATTGGCTTGCCGGACTCTCCCACGGCCTGCGCGCTACAGGGTATTTCGAAAAATGTCTCGCGAAACATCCGGAGGCCTTCGATGCGCTGACAGGTCTCGGGACATACAAATACTGGAAGAGCCGGAACATGCGCTTCCTCACCTGGACGCCTCTGTTGGACGACGAACGTGCAGAGGGTATAGCGGCCTTGCGTCAGGCCGAGCGCCGCGCCGAGTACACAGCCGCTCAGGCGACCAATTCACTCATCTGGATATTTATCGAAGAGGAGCGCTGGGACGATGCGATTCATGCGGCCCAAAATATTCTCAAGCGCTACCCGAACAACCGCCTCTTTCTCTGGGGGTTGGCTTCAGCCGCCGAAGGAAAGGAAAACTGGTCTCTCGCACGTGAAGCATACCGGCGTATCTTGCGCTCCATTGACGGAGAGGTCAGCGAGCGACGCTACATCGAAATTCAGGCACGCGCCAAAATTGCGTTGATGAGCGCGAAGCTTAACGATACGGCCACCGCGCGAAAGGAAGCCTCATGGGTGCTGGCACGCAAAGGCCTGACACTCAAGCCCTTTACAAACGATGGCGCCGAGCGTATTACCCGGCGCATCGAAGAAGTAGAGGAAATGTTGTCGGACTTGTGA
- the trxB gene encoding thioredoxin-disulfide reductase, with protein MEHRKVIIIGSGPAGLTAALYAARANLFPLVFEGNQPGGQLTITTEVENYPGFPEGITGPKLMDEMRKQAHRFGAESKYEHVTAVDFGATPFRVMVGDAAYTADSIIVSTGASARLLGLESEKEYMGYGVSACATCDGFFFKNQEVAVVGGGDTAIEEALFLTKYATRVTIIHRRDELRASKIMRERALNNPKIAFKWNSVVEEVKGKEEFGAKRLTHLALRDVTSNATEDFPVDGLFIGIGHQPNTDLFKGLLDMDENGYLVTRSKSTYTNIDGVFACGDVQDHVYRQAVSAAGSGCMAAIDAERWLAARGIE; from the coding sequence ATGGAACATCGCAAAGTCATCATCATCGGTTCAGGTCCCGCCGGCCTCACCGCCGCGCTGTATGCCGCACGCGCCAATCTTTTTCCGCTCGTATTCGAGGGTAATCAGCCGGGCGGACAGCTCACGATCACGACGGAAGTGGAGAATTACCCCGGTTTCCCGGAGGGCATCACCGGTCCCAAGCTCATGGATGAAATGCGCAAGCAGGCGCATCGCTTCGGAGCCGAAAGCAAGTACGAGCATGTGACCGCCGTGGATTTCGGGGCGACGCCTTTCCGTGTCATGGTGGGCGACGCGGCGTATACCGCCGACAGCATTATTGTCTCCACCGGAGCGTCCGCGCGTCTGCTCGGCCTGGAAAGTGAAAAAGAGTACATGGGGTACGGCGTTTCCGCCTGCGCCACCTGCGACGGGTTTTTCTTCAAGAATCAGGAAGTCGCCGTCGTCGGTGGGGGGGACACGGCAATAGAAGAGGCCCTGTTCCTGACAAAGTATGCGACGAGGGTGACAATCATCCATCGTCGCGACGAGTTGCGCGCATCCAAGATTATGCGGGAACGCGCGCTCAACAATCCGAAAATCGCGTTCAAATGGAATTCCGTGGTGGAGGAAGTGAAAGGGAAGGAAGAATTCGGAGCGAAGCGCCTCACACATCTTGCGCTGCGCGACGTCACGTCAAACGCGACGGAAGATTTTCCCGTCGACGGTCTCTTCATCGGCATCGGGCATCAGCCGAACACCGACCTGTTCAAAGGCCTGCTCGATATGGACGAGAACGGCTACCTGGTCACCAGGAGCAAGAGCACGTACACCAATATAGACGGAGTGTTCGCCTGTGGCGACGTGCAGGATCACGTGTACCGACAGGCCGTTTCCGCCGCCGGAAGCGGATGCATGGCAGCCATAGACGCGGAGCGCTGGCTCGCCGCTCGTGGCATTGAGTAA
- the uvrC gene encoding excinuclease ABC subunit UvrC: MEAQEQSDILKRKLDTLPGSPGVYQFRNAEGTIIYVGKAKNLRTRVRSYFQERGGYDLKREVLVSKIADLELIVTDSEVEALLLENNLIKEHTPRYNIRLKDDKSYPYIVVTNEPYPRVFPTRRIIRDGSRYYGPYTDVRSMHLMLRTIRGIFPIRSCDYALDAEVIARRKVTVCLDYHIKKCQGPCEDFVSQAEYRAMIAQVEQLLKGKTRTLRHILEEEMHACAARLEFEKAADLRNRVQALQIWQDKQKVAAADFKDRDIVALARRDSDAVGVVFRVRDGNIVGKQHFTLTGAEVEEEEDILEHLLHRYYTATQDIPPEIVLPLPLDSEAALRSWLEDRAQMRVSFTVPKAGDKLKLLGMCTANATFLLDEILLQKMKSSNTLPKTLEALQRDLRLPAPPRRIECFDISHFQGDETVASMVCFLDGKARKSEYRKFSIRTVEGVDDFASMREVVRRRYERSLSEDTPLPDLIVIDGGKGQLSSAVEVLTELGLEHVPVIGLAKRLEEVFVPGESLPMNIAKTSPGLHLLQRVRDEAHRFAITYHRSKRDKSTLQTELEQIDGVGPKRATALLTAFGSVRSVQEASPEQLAEHVGWAAAKRIRVYFDGADADTTINGDDPGEDTSPASDQSEKDSE; encoded by the coding sequence ATGGAAGCTCAAGAACAATCCGACATTCTGAAACGAAAACTCGACACCCTGCCCGGTTCACCAGGAGTGTATCAATTCCGGAATGCGGAAGGAACCATTATCTATGTCGGGAAAGCGAAGAATCTCCGAACCCGTGTACGATCCTATTTTCAGGAGCGAGGCGGCTACGATCTCAAGCGTGAGGTGCTCGTATCCAAGATCGCCGATCTGGAACTCATCGTCACCGACTCCGAAGTCGAAGCGCTGCTGCTCGAAAACAACCTGATCAAGGAGCACACGCCGCGGTATAACATCCGCCTCAAAGACGACAAGAGTTATCCGTACATCGTCGTGACGAACGAGCCCTATCCGCGCGTTTTTCCGACGCGCCGCATCATACGCGACGGCTCCCGCTACTACGGTCCCTACACCGATGTGCGGTCCATGCATCTGATGCTCCGTACCATTCGAGGCATTTTTCCCATACGCAGTTGCGATTATGCGCTCGATGCCGAAGTGATCGCGCGGCGCAAGGTCACCGTTTGTCTGGATTACCATATTAAAAAATGTCAGGGACCCTGTGAAGATTTTGTGTCGCAGGCGGAGTATCGTGCGATGATCGCACAGGTCGAACAGCTCCTGAAGGGCAAAACGCGTACCTTGCGACACATTCTCGAAGAGGAGATGCACGCCTGCGCCGCGCGCCTGGAATTCGAGAAGGCGGCGGACCTCCGCAACCGTGTGCAGGCGCTGCAAATCTGGCAGGACAAGCAGAAAGTTGCCGCAGCGGATTTCAAGGACAGAGACATCGTAGCGCTTGCGCGCAGAGACAGCGATGCGGTGGGAGTGGTGTTCCGTGTCCGCGACGGAAACATCGTCGGGAAACAGCATTTCACCCTTACCGGCGCAGAGGTCGAAGAGGAAGAAGACATACTCGAGCACCTGCTGCATCGCTACTACACCGCAACGCAGGACATTCCACCGGAGATCGTTCTGCCACTCCCGTTGGATTCCGAAGCAGCCCTGCGCAGCTGGCTTGAAGATCGGGCACAGATGCGTGTTTCCTTCACGGTGCCGAAGGCCGGCGATAAGCTGAAACTCCTCGGCATGTGCACTGCAAATGCGACCTTCCTGCTCGATGAAATTCTCCTGCAGAAGATGAAGTCCTCGAACACCCTGCCAAAAACGCTGGAGGCGCTGCAGCGCGACCTGCGCCTCCCCGCACCGCCGCGCCGCATCGAGTGTTTTGATATCTCGCATTTTCAGGGCGACGAGACCGTTGCGTCCATGGTGTGTTTTTTGGACGGGAAAGCGCGCAAAAGCGAGTACAGAAAATTCAGCATCAGGACAGTGGAGGGCGTGGACGACTTCGCGAGCATGCGCGAGGTGGTGCGGCGCCGGTATGAGCGCTCGTTGAGTGAAGACACCCCCCTTCCGGACCTGATCGTCATCGATGGCGGCAAAGGACAGCTCTCCTCCGCTGTCGAGGTGCTGACTGAGCTCGGGCTGGAACACGTCCCCGTCATCGGTCTCGCAAAGCGCCTGGAGGAAGTGTTCGTACCCGGCGAAAGTCTTCCTATGAATATCGCGAAAACCTCGCCTGGTCTTCACCTTCTGCAGCGCGTCCGTGATGAAGCCCATCGCTTTGCCATCACCTACCATCGAAGCAAGCGGGACAAATCCACACTGCAAACGGAGCTGGAGCAGATCGACGGCGTGGGGCCTAAACGTGCCACCGCGCTGCTTACTGCCTTCGGGTCCGTACGAAGCGTTCAGGAGGCATCGCCGGAGCAACTTGCGGAACATGTGGGCTGGGCGGCGGCGAAACGTATTCGCGTGTACTTCGACGGGGCGGATGCCGATACGACCATCAACGGCGATGATCCCGGTGAGGACACCTCCCCCGCTTCCGATCAATCTGAAAAGGACTCTGAATGA
- the mce gene encoding methylmalonyl-CoA epimerase codes for MIKRIAHIGIAVKEIADAQKTFETLLGMTPSHIERVEAQKVDVSSFHVDDTNIELTAGIAEDSPITKFIEKRGEGIHHMAFEVDDIHAELRRLKEAGVKLIDEEPRMGADNFLVAFIHPKSAGGVLVEICQPAS; via the coding sequence ATGATCAAACGCATCGCGCATATCGGCATAGCGGTCAAAGAAATCGCCGACGCGCAGAAGACCTTCGAGACCTTACTGGGAATGACTCCTTCGCACATCGAGCGCGTCGAAGCGCAGAAAGTGGATGTCAGCAGCTTCCACGTGGACGACACGAATATCGAACTTACGGCGGGCATCGCCGAGGATTCTCCCATCACGAAATTCATCGAAAAGCGTGGTGAGGGTATCCATCACATGGCGTTCGAGGTGGATGATATTCACGCGGAATTGCGCCGCCTGAAGGAGGCCGGTGTGAAACTCATTGACGAAGAACCGCGCATGGGAGCGGATAATTTTCTCGTCGCGTTCATTCATCCCAAATCCGCCGGCGGTGTGCTGGTGGAGATCTGTCAACCCGCATCCTGA
- the gyrA gene encoding DNA gyrase subunit A yields the protein MSTPTDKIVRVNIEDELKNSYIDYSMSVIVSRALPDVRDGLKPVHRRILFGMNELGLAPNRAYKKSARIVGEVLGKYHPHGDSAVYDAMVRMVQDFSLRYPLVQGQGNYGSVDGDSAAAMRYTEARMAPIAAELLRDLEKDTVDFTSNFDESLQEPKVLPALLPNLLVNGAGGIAVGMATNIPPHNLGEVIDGLLAMIDNPQISPEDIMKHVLAPDFPTGGIIFGYQGVQDAYLTGRGKIIVRGRANIETLKNGRENIIVSELPYQVNKANLIEKIVELVKAGKIDGISNIRDESDRDGMRMVIEIKRDGNPEVVLNNLYKHTQMQVTFGAIMLALVDGRPKVLSLREMMRHFLDFRHDVVVRRTKFELAEAEKRAHILEGYIIALDNIDEVIETIKKSKDTETARTNLMKRFKLSEIQAKAILDMRLQRLTGLERKKIEDEYKETIKLITRLRGILENETLRWQVIGDELRVLKDRFSDDRRTEIIYDYADFRLEDMIAEEDVVITISHQGFIKRTPVSTYRRQGRGGKGVAGSASREDDFVEHMFIASTHHYILFFTDKGRCYWLKVFEVPEGGRVARGRAIINCINKQKDETIAAFVTVKEFTDDQYIMMVTQQGTVKKTVLSAYGNPRSTGIIAISLDAGDNLIEAKITDGNNDMLIATRLGQAIRFSETDVRDMGRGATGVRGISLADDDRVIGMILCRPTSNVLVVSEHGYGKRSEVSEYRHTRRGGKGVITMNVTPKTGPVIGLKEVSDLDDLVIITVKGQVIRQHMRSIRVMGRNTQGVRLINLREGDSIADIARVTADQDISNDADAVDPAP from the coding sequence ATGTCCACCCCTACCGATAAAATCGTCCGCGTCAACATCGAGGACGAACTCAAGAATTCCTACATCGATTATTCCATGTCCGTCATCGTCTCGCGTGCCCTCCCGGACGTGCGCGACGGTCTCAAACCGGTACACCGGCGCATTCTGTTCGGAATGAACGAGCTGGGCCTCGCTCCCAACCGCGCGTACAAGAAATCGGCGCGTATTGTGGGCGAGGTGCTGGGCAAGTATCATCCGCACGGGGATTCCGCGGTGTACGATGCCATGGTGCGCATGGTGCAGGACTTTTCGCTCCGCTATCCGTTGGTTCAGGGTCAGGGGAACTACGGTTCCGTGGACGGCGACAGCGCAGCGGCCATGCGCTATACCGAGGCACGCATGGCTCCCATTGCTGCGGAGTTGCTGCGCGACCTGGAAAAGGATACCGTCGATTTCACTTCGAACTTCGACGAGTCCCTGCAGGAACCGAAAGTGCTTCCCGCGCTGCTTCCCAACCTGCTCGTCAACGGTGCCGGCGGTATCGCGGTGGGTATGGCAACGAACATTCCTCCGCATAATCTCGGAGAGGTGATAGACGGCCTGCTCGCCATGATAGACAATCCGCAGATTTCGCCCGAGGACATCATGAAACACGTCCTCGCACCCGACTTCCCCACCGGCGGCATCATCTTCGGCTATCAGGGAGTGCAGGACGCCTACCTCACCGGCCGCGGCAAAATTATCGTCCGCGGACGCGCGAATATCGAAACGCTTAAAAACGGACGGGAAAATATCATCGTCAGCGAACTTCCCTATCAGGTCAACAAAGCGAATTTGATAGAGAAAATCGTTGAACTGGTCAAGGCGGGAAAGATCGACGGCATCTCGAACATCCGCGACGAGAGCGATCGTGACGGTATGCGCATGGTCATAGAAATCAAGCGCGACGGCAATCCCGAGGTGGTGCTGAACAATCTCTACAAGCACACACAAATGCAGGTCACCTTCGGCGCCATCATGCTCGCGCTGGTTGACGGACGTCCGAAAGTCTTGTCCCTCCGGGAGATGATGCGTCATTTTCTTGATTTCCGTCACGATGTCGTCGTGCGCCGAACCAAATTCGAGTTGGCGGAAGCGGAAAAACGCGCACACATTCTCGAAGGGTACATCATCGCGCTCGACAACATCGACGAAGTCATCGAGACGATCAAGAAATCCAAAGACACCGAAACCGCCCGCACAAACCTCATGAAGCGCTTCAAGCTCAGCGAGATTCAGGCGAAAGCCATTCTCGATATGCGCCTGCAGCGCCTGACCGGTCTCGAGCGGAAAAAAATCGAAGACGAGTACAAAGAAACCATCAAATTGATCACCCGTCTGCGCGGCATTCTGGAAAACGAAACATTGCGCTGGCAGGTCATCGGTGATGAACTCCGGGTGTTGAAGGACCGCTTCAGCGACGACCGCCGCACCGAAATCATCTATGATTACGCGGACTTCCGTCTGGAAGACATGATCGCTGAAGAAGACGTGGTCATCACCATCAGCCATCAGGGCTTCATCAAGCGCACGCCCGTCAGCACCTACCGCAGGCAAGGCCGCGGCGGCAAGGGCGTGGCCGGGTCCGCCTCACGCGAGGACGATTTCGTCGAGCACATGTTTATCGCCTCGACGCATCATTACATCCTCTTCTTCACCGACAAGGGCCGCTGCTACTGGCTCAAGGTGTTTGAAGTGCCCGAAGGCGGACGCGTGGCGCGTGGCAGAGCCATAATAAACTGCATCAACAAGCAGAAGGACGAAACCATCGCGGCCTTCGTCACCGTCAAGGAGTTCACCGACGACCAGTACATCATGATGGTGACCCAGCAGGGCACGGTGAAGAAGACCGTCCTCAGCGCCTATGGCAATCCGCGATCCACCGGCATCATCGCTATCTCCCTCGATGCGGGCGACAATCTCATCGAAGCGAAAATCACCGACGGGAACAACGATATGCTCATCGCCACCCGTCTCGGACAGGCCATTCGTTTTTCCGAAACGGATGTGCGCGACATGGGCCGTGGTGCGACGGGTGTGCGCGGGATCAGTCTCGCCGACGACGATCGCGTCATCGGTATGATACTCTGCCGCCCCACCAGCAATGTTCTCGTCGTGAGCGAACACGGCTACGGCAAGCGCAGTGAAGTGTCGGAGTACCGGCATACACGGCGCGGCGGGAAAGGTGTGATCACAATGAATGTGACACCGAAAACAGGCCCCGTGATCGGACTCAAGGAAGTCTCCGATCTGGACGATCTGGTCATCATCACTGTCAAGGGTCAGGTGATACGCCAGCATATGCGCAGCATACGCGTCATGGGCCGGAATACCCAAGGGGTGCGTCTCATCAATCTCCGCGAAGGAGATTCCATCGCGGACATCGCGCGCGTGACTGCGGATCAGGACATCAGCAACGATGCCGATGCTGTTGATCCCGCGCCATAG